The DNA window ACTTAATAGACAGAAGTCCGTTTTTTCTTATGTTTTCAAACTCACTTAAAGGAGTTTTCTTTACCACGCCCTTTTTAGTCGCCATAAACAAAAATTGTTTGGACTTGTCTCTTGTTGGGTTATAGCCCAAAACGACATTTACTTTTTCGTCATTAGATAGGTCAATAAAGTTTTGTATGGCTTTACCTTTTGATTCTCTGGAAGCGTCATTAATATCATAAGCTAATGCTTGATAAACCTTTCCTTTATCAGAAAAGAAAAGCAAATTGTCTTTGGTATTGATGTTAAGAATGTGATCAAGGAAATCGTTTTCTCCGCTATGATAAGCAATCACACCTTTGCCGCCTCTTTGTTGGGTTCTTAAAACACCAGTATTCATTCTTTTTATGTATCCGTTTTGAGACAAAGTAATTAAAACATCTTCTTCGGGGATCAAGTCTTGCTCATTTATTTTATCCGGCAAGCCTTTAATAACCTTTGTTCTTCTTTCGTCTTGGTGTTTTTCTTTTATTTCAGCAAATTCGTCTTTTAATATTTTAACAACCTTTTTTTCATCACTTAAGATGGACTCATATTCTTTTATCAACCCTTGTTTTTCTTTTAGCTCATTTAAAATTTTCATTTTCTCAAGCTTGGCTAAAGATTGTAACCTTGTCTCTAAGATCACATTTGCCTGCACTTCTGTAAATTTAAATTTCTTGCAAAGTTTGAGATTAGCATCTTCTTTGTTTTCTGACTTTTTAATTATTTCAATAATCTCGTCAATATGGTCTAAAGCGGTTTTTAACCCTTCTAAAATATGCAATCTATCTTTTGCTTTTTTAAGTAAAAATTGAGTTCTTCTTACGATGACCTGTTTTCTAAAGCTAATAAATTCATTTAAAATATCTTTAAGAGAAAGTAATTGTGGTTGCAAGCCGTCTTCAATCAAAGCAATGGTGTTTATATGAAAATATTTTTCTAAGTCAGTATATTTAAATAATTGATTGACAATACTTTTAGGATTAGCCCCCTTTTTTAGATCAATCGTAATAGTGAGACCTTTTTTGTCCGACTCATCTCTTATGTCTTTTATATTTATTATTTTTTTATCTTCTATCAAATGAGCTATTTTTTTAATCAATTCAGATTTGTTTACCATATAAGGTATTTCTGTTATAACGATTTGAGATGTTTTATCATTTTCTACAATTTCAACAGTGCCTCTAATTAAAACCTTTCCCTTGCCAGTAGCATAGGCTTCTTTTAAGGTATCTCAACCATAAATGGTTCCCCCAGTTGGAAAGTCAGGCCCTTTAACAAATTGCATCAAATCATCAGTGTCGCAATTTGGGTTTTCTACAGTATAAACCAAGGCATCCATTATTTCAGTTAAGTTGTGTGGAGGAATGTTAGTAGCCATGCCAACAGCAATACCTGTTGCCCCATTGAGCAAGAGCTGAGGTATTTTAGTTGGCAAAACTTTGGGTTCTTTTAAATTATTGTCATAGTTTGGTACAAAATCAATGGTTTCTTTTTCTATATCAATAAACATGTCATCCGCTATTTGTTTCATTCTGCTTTCAGTATAACGAGAGGCTGCAGCAGGATCTCCATCAATCGAACCAAAGTTTCCCTGACCATTAACCAGAACATATCTTAAGGAAAAATCTTGAGCCATTCTAACCAAGGTATCGTAAATTGCCATATCACCATGAGGATGATATCGTCCCATGGTATGGCCAACCACCAAGGCAGATTTTTTAAATTTTGTAGTTGGTCCAAGACCCAATTCTTTCATAGAATATAAAATTCTTCGCTGAACCGGCTTTAAGCCGTCACGACAATCAGGAATAGCTCTTGAAACAATAACAGACATCGCATAGTCAAGATAGCATTCCTTAAGCTCTTGGCTTATGTCGTAATTAAAAATTTGTTCTTCAGGTTTGTTTTGTATTATTTTTTTATCCGCCATTTTAATAGTTTATTATTAAAAATTTAACTTTGTAAAATAATTAATCTCATGGGAGATTCTTCATCTTGACTGATGTGGTTTTTTCTTATATTAAGCTTATCCATTTTTTCTGGTGTCAAGCCAATTTCTTTAACAAACTTATTTACGGATTCTTCTTTGGAATAGTGCATAGGAATAATTATTCTTGGTTCTATTTTCTTTATTAAATCAACAGCTTCGCTAGCCGGGTTTTCTCTAAAACTTCCAGCAATCGGAATTAGCAATATATCAACATCGCCCATTTTTTCCAATAAATCATCTTTGATTTTTTTTTCGCCAAAATCACCTAAATGAACTAGCCTAATATCTTCGCTGTCAACAACAAAAACAGTATTTTTACTTAAAGTTGCTCCATTGTCATGGTTTGTTTTTATGCCTTTAATAAAAATATTATTTATTTCTATTTCTCCCGGCGTGTTTAAAATAAAAGGGTCTCCCATAATTAAATCAATGTTGTTGTGGCCATTATGATTATGGGTTGATAAAGCTATATCAGCCTTAAACCTAGACGGCTTAATGCCAACAGCATCTTCAGAAAAAGGGTCAATTGCTATAATTTTTCCTTGAGTTTCTATTTTGAAAAACGAATGAGACATTCAGTTTATAATCATATTTTTAGTTTATATTTTTTGTGCAAACATATTTTATCAAATATTAAGATAAAAAACAACACTGCCTTTTGGCAGCATTGTTATTATTCCTTTGTTCTAGGTGTTTTAATCCATACCAGCTCTCTTTTTTTGTAATAACCCAATGAATGCTTCACAAAAGCTGAAAAGAAAGGAAAAGGATACAAGAAAACAATAAAAGGTATTAAAAATGAAACTTTCAACATAAAAACAACTAGTTCAAAAAATATTTTTACATGTGATTTATTATATTCTATGTAGCGATTATAATGGAGGAGTAAAATTAAAGAAAACAAAAGCAGTGGTAAGCCAGCCATTGAAAAAATAGAAGCCAAGGATTGTCTTAAAATAAAAGTAGCAGAAAAGAATCCCACCCACTGTTGCACCCCAAGAATAATAACAATATTTCTGATCAAATTAGTTGTTAAGACTACCAAGCTTAAAATGGTCAACAAAAAGAAAATTGTTCACTCGCCTGGCCCATAAAAGCATAGTTTAAAATATAAAGACCGAGCTTTTTTACCCAACTGGTCCTTTCTTTTTCTTAAAGGCTTTAAATTTTTAATAACTTCTAGTTGGCCTAAAGCTCAGCGATGTCTTTGTTTTAAAAAAGTAGCCATATTAACAGGGGTTTGTTCTGTTGATGGGTAAGGTAAAAAATAAGGCCAATCATTTGTTTCTAAGTAAATAGTTACTCCCAGATCAAGGTCTTCAGTAATAGAATGATAGTTAAATCCTTTTACAGCAAAAAGAACATCTTTTTGAATAAATAAGTTTGTTCCTCCCAAAAAAGGAAGTCAGGTCATTATTCAAGGCAAGAAAAATTCATGAGTAAAAGACTGCCCCAAGGCAACAATTTTAGAAAAAGTAGAAATGCTTCAAAAATTACGACATTGCAACACAGGCATTTGAAAAACTTTTTTATGAGGATGCTTTATATTTTCTTTTGCTATTTCAGATAAGCAGTTTTTATCTGGATGATCGTCAGTATCAAAAAAAGCAAAAAAATCTGTCTTTTCATTAAAGTGGTCAAACATCTTTGTAAATACATAGTTTAAGGCTCTTCCTTTTGTAGATTTTATCTCTTGTCCAGTTAATTTGCCTTTAAATTCTCCATCAAAATCATAAGGCACATCAACATTTATTATTCTAACATTTTTATCTTTAAGAGTTTCTATGGTTTGCGTAACTATTTGTTGAGTGGTTATTTCATTGCTTTTTGATGCCAAAGTTTCTTTTTCATCGGTAACCACAATAATTTCAAATCGATCTTTAGGATAATTAAGTTCAGTTAATTTTAAAATGGTATTTTTTACTACATCAGTTTCATTTCTTGCTGGCACCAAAATGGAGAACATAGGAAAGTCAATGTTTTTTTCCAAGACAAGCTCTTTTAACAGCTCACAGCTAGTTTTTTTTAGCTGTTTCATTTTTATTTTTGTTTTAAAAAATACATAAATAGTTCTAATCAAAAATAAAACAGCTAAGCTTGCCACCAATCTAATTCATAGACTAGAAGGAATATTTAAAATTTTATAAAACCAAGGTGGCGTTAAATCAATAATGGCAAAAGAAATATTTTGTAGTCAGTTCATTTTTATTTTTTACTATGACGATATTTTTTAATTTGTTCGTGGTGGCCGCTCAACAAAATTTCTGGCACAGCTCAAATTTTTTTAGCTCTAGCTGGTTTAAATTTTGCTGGCCTAGTATATTGCGGATATTCCAAAAAACCATCTTCTTTAAAAGACTCTTCTTCTAGGGACTTTTGATTTCCTAAAACATTAGGCAACAGTCTTGTTATGCCTTCGGTCACAATCATAGCTGGTATTTCTCCTCCAGCTAAAACATAATTTCCCACAGAAATTTCTTCGTCAGCAATATAATCAATAATTCTTTGATCCACACCTTCAAATCTTCCGCAAACCATAATGATCTTTTCATATTTTTTATAATTCACCAAATCTTTTTGAGCTAAAGTTTTTCCCTTGGGAGAAAATACCATGATTTTTGTTTTCGTTTTTTTGTTTTTAGTAATATCCTTTATTGCTCTTCAAACAACATCAACTTTTAAAATCATACCAGCACCACCTCCATATGGCTTGTCATCAACAGTGCCGTGCTTATCTAAAGCATATTTTCTCAAATCATGAATATCTATTTTAATTATTTTTTTATCCAAAGCAGTTTTAATAATAGCTTGACTAAAATAGCTATCAAATATTTTTGGATAAATAGTTAAAATATGAAATTGTTTTTTGTTTTTTTTCATAACAAAATATTAAAAACCAGCTGTTAATATTTTTATTGGGTCATAATAGCCATATTTTAACGGGCTTACTGGAACATAGCCAAAGCAAGGTCCAGGCAAGCCTGTTTTTTGTATACAATCATTCTCGCCCTCACTGTTTGTTAGTGTTGGAGCAGATTTTATTTCAAAGTGTAGGTGTCTGTCAAGATAGCCACTAGCATTACAGCCGTCATCACCTATTCTTCAATAGTTTTGGCAGCCATAACCACTAGCACCAGTCAAACCAATTTGCTCCCCACTCTTTACTTCCTTGCCAGCATAGATATTTTGGGAAATAGTTTCAAGGTGGGCGTATAGACTATAAAACTCTCTGTCTTCTATAATATGTTTTATAATAACCGTATTTCCAAAACCAAAATCATCATTGCCCATAATTTGTATTTTTGCAACCTCTCCATCATAAATAGACATAACTGGTTCCGGACTGTTTGTCGACATATCAACCCCTGCATGTTGTAAATATTCGCCATGAATTTTTAGAGGACTATTAAAATCTTGTCTTATCCAATATTTTTCAGGATCAATGGGAGAAGAAAACCCTTCTTTTATTTTTTCCTTAGGTACAGATTGGTCAAAAACAATAAATCTCATGCCATATTCAG is part of the Methanofastidiosum sp. genome and encodes:
- a CDS encoding MBL fold metallo-hydrolase, which codes for MSHSFFKIETQGKIIAIDPFSEDAVGIKPSRFKADIALSTHNHNGHNNIDLIMGDPFILNTPGEIEINNIFIKGIKTNHDNGATLSKNTVFVVDSEDIRLVHLGDFGEKKIKDDLLEKMGDVDILLIPIAGSFRENPASEAVDLIKKIEPRIIIPMHYSKEESVNKFVKEIGLTPEKMDKLNIRKNHISQDEESPMRLIILQS
- a CDS encoding peptidoglycan DD-metalloendopeptidase family protein: MPYSVQFHQDFFIHGIPYYPSGEEVNSQFSGGCLRVSNENAKQIYDFAEYGMRFIVFDQSVPKEKIKEGFSSPIDPEKYWIRQDFNSPLKIHGEYLQHAGVDMSTNSPEPVMSIYDGEVAKIQIMGNDDFGFGNTVIIKHIIEDREFYSLYAHLETISQNIYAGKEVKSGEQIGLTGASGYGCQNY